In Rhodoferax koreense, a genomic segment contains:
- a CDS encoding DesA family fatty acid desaturase — protein MLLPDWAVLNAAVDWLANGLLNLSWWQIVLYTLVTTHITIASVTIYLHRHQAHRAMDLHALPAHFFRFWLWLGTGQVTKEWVSVHRKHHAKCETKDDPHSPHAHGIETVFWKGAELYRAETKNQETLAKFSHGCPNDWIERNLYSRYSWQGVGLMLILNLALFGIAGLAVWAVQMIWIPVTAAGIINGIGHYWGYRNFEAPDASTNISPWGIMIGGEELHNNHHTYPTSAKFSVKPYEFDIGWVYISMMEKVGLAKVKKTPPKLQLGDVKAVADENTLEALIAHRYEVMAGYAREMRRACKSEIEALKARQADVSVLESAKRWLHRDAEKIPAAAHPQLAEARAAHPVLDKMVTMREELRQMWLNTSQSREQLTADLQAWCHRAESSGIAALQEFSLKLRAARA, from the coding sequence ATGTTGTTACCCGACTGGGCCGTGCTGAATGCGGCTGTTGACTGGCTGGCCAATGGGCTGTTGAATTTGTCCTGGTGGCAGATCGTGTTGTACACGCTCGTCACCACGCACATCACGATTGCCAGCGTCACCATCTACCTGCACCGCCACCAGGCGCATCGCGCCATGGACCTGCACGCGCTGCCGGCCCACTTCTTCCGTTTCTGGCTGTGGCTGGGCACGGGCCAGGTGACCAAGGAATGGGTGTCCGTGCACCGCAAGCACCACGCCAAGTGCGAAACCAAGGACGATCCGCACAGCCCGCACGCCCACGGCATCGAAACCGTCTTCTGGAAGGGCGCCGAGCTCTACCGTGCCGAAACCAAGAACCAGGAAACGCTGGCCAAGTTCAGCCACGGCTGCCCGAACGACTGGATCGAGCGCAACCTGTACAGCCGCTACAGCTGGCAGGGTGTGGGCCTGATGCTGATTCTGAATCTGGCGCTGTTCGGTATCGCCGGCCTGGCCGTGTGGGCCGTGCAGATGATCTGGATTCCCGTCACCGCCGCCGGCATCATCAACGGCATCGGCCACTACTGGGGCTACCGCAACTTCGAGGCGCCTGACGCCAGCACGAACATCTCGCCTTGGGGCATCATGATCGGTGGCGAAGAGTTGCACAACAACCACCACACCTACCCGACGTCGGCCAAGTTCTCGGTCAAGCCGTACGAGTTCGACATCGGCTGGGTCTACATCAGCATGATGGAAAAGGTCGGCTTGGCCAAGGTCAAGAAGACCCCGCCGAAGCTGCAACTCGGCGATGTCAAGGCAGTGGCGGACGAGAACACGCTCGAAGCTTTGATTGCGCACCGCTACGAAGTGATGGCCGGCTACGCACGCGAAATGCGCCGTGCCTGCAAGTCCGAGATCGAAGCATTGAAGGCCCGCCAGGCCGACGTGTCCGTGCTCGAATCCGCCAAGCGTTGGCTGCACCGCGACGCGGAAAAGATCCCCGCCGCCGCCCATCCGCAACTCGCTGAAGCGCGCGCCGCCCATCCCGTGCTCGACAAGATGGTCACGATGCGCGAAGAACTGCGCCAGATGTGGCTCAACACCTCGCAGTCGCGCGAACAGCTCACGGCCGATCTGCAGGCCTGGTGCCACCGTGCGGAGAGCAGCGGCATCGCCGCGCTGCAGGAGTTCTCGCTGAAGCTGCGCGCCGCTCGCGCCTGA
- the pcaF gene encoding 3-oxoadipyl-CoA thiolase, which produces MNQQAFICDAIRTPFGRYGGALSSVRTDDLGAIPLRALMSRNPNVDWQAVTDVIYGCANQAGEDNRNVARMSALLAGLPLEVPGATVNRLCGSGLDAVGIAARAIKSGEATLMVAGGVESMSRAPFVMPKAESAFSRANAVYDTTIGWRFVNKLMKAQYGVDSMPETAENVATDFHINREDQDKMALASQLRAVAAQKAGFFDAEITPVTIPQKKGDPIVVGRDEHPRETSMESLAKLKGVVRPDGTVTAGNASGVNDGACALLLADEATAARNGLTPRARVVGMATAGVAPRIMGIGPAPATQKVLALTGLTLAQLDVIELNEAFAAQGLAVLRQLGLQDDDPRVNANGGAIALGHPLGASGARLATTAVNQLHKTGGRYALCTMCIGVGQGIALILERV; this is translated from the coding sequence ATGAACCAGCAGGCCTTCATCTGCGACGCGATCCGCACCCCTTTCGGCCGCTACGGCGGCGCGCTGAGCAGCGTGCGCACCGACGATCTCGGCGCCATCCCGCTGCGTGCGCTGATGTCGCGCAACCCGAACGTCGACTGGCAGGCCGTCACCGACGTGATCTACGGCTGTGCCAACCAGGCCGGCGAGGACAACCGCAACGTGGCCCGCATGTCGGCGCTGCTGGCCGGTCTGCCGCTCGAGGTGCCGGGCGCCACGGTGAACCGGCTGTGCGGCTCGGGCCTGGACGCGGTGGGCATCGCCGCACGCGCCATCAAGTCCGGAGAAGCCACGCTGATGGTCGCCGGCGGCGTGGAGAGCATGAGCCGCGCGCCCTTCGTGATGCCGAAGGCCGAATCGGCGTTTTCGCGCGCCAACGCGGTCTACGACACCACCATCGGCTGGCGCTTCGTCAACAAGCTCATGAAGGCGCAGTACGGCGTCGACTCCATGCCCGAGACGGCCGAGAACGTGGCCACCGACTTCCACATCAACCGCGAGGACCAGGACAAGATGGCCCTGGCGTCGCAGCTGCGCGCCGTTGCGGCGCAGAAGGCCGGCTTCTTCGATGCCGAGATCACGCCGGTCACGATCCCGCAGAAAAAGGGCGACCCCATCGTGGTGGGCCGCGATGAACATCCGCGCGAGACCTCGATGGAGTCGCTGGCGAAACTCAAGGGCGTGGTACGACCCGACGGCACGGTCACGGCCGGCAACGCCAGCGGCGTGAACGACGGCGCCTGCGCCCTGCTGCTGGCCGATGAGGCCACGGCCGCGCGCAACGGCCTCACGCCGCGCGCACGGGTGGTCGGCATGGCCACGGCCGGTGTGGCGCCGCGCATCATGGGCATCGGCCCGGCGCCGGCCACGCAGAAGGTGCTCGCCCTCACCGGCCTGACGCTCGCGCAACTCGACGTGATCGAACTCAATGAAGCCTTCGCCGCGCAAGGCCTGGCGGTGTTGCGCCAGCTCGGACTGCAGGACGACGACCCCCGTGTGAACGCCAACGGCGGCGCGATCGCGCTCGGCCATCCACTCGGCGCCAGCGGCGCCCGCCTGGCCACGACGGCAGTGAATCAGCTGCACAAGACGGGCGGACGTTATGCGCTTTGCACGATGTGTATCGGTGTCGGCCAGGGCATTGCCTTGATCCTGGAACGCGTCTAG
- a CDS encoding 3-oxoacid CoA-transferase subunit B, whose product MTYQRRTKDQLAARVAQDIPDGATVNLGIGMPTVVANHIPATHEVLLHSENGILGMGPAPAAGQEDYDLINAGKQPVTLLQGGAYFHHADSFAMMRGGHLDICVLGAFQVSATGDLANWHTGEKDAIPAVGGAMDLAIGAKQTWVMMDLLTKQGVSKVVERCTYPLTGIACVKRIYADVATLDCTPQGLRLVDKVDGLEHAELERLIGLPVSI is encoded by the coding sequence ATGACCTACCAAAGACGCACCAAAGACCAGCTCGCAGCGCGTGTGGCGCAGGACATCCCTGACGGCGCCACCGTCAACCTCGGCATCGGCATGCCTACCGTGGTCGCCAACCACATTCCCGCCACCCACGAAGTGCTGCTGCACAGCGAGAACGGCATCCTCGGCATGGGCCCGGCGCCAGCTGCGGGGCAGGAAGACTACGACCTCATCAACGCCGGCAAGCAACCGGTGACCCTCCTCCAGGGCGGCGCCTATTTCCACCACGCCGACAGCTTCGCCATGATGCGCGGCGGCCACCTGGACATCTGCGTGCTGGGGGCCTTCCAGGTCAGCGCCACCGGCGACCTGGCCAACTGGCACACCGGCGAAAAGGACGCGATCCCCGCCGTCGGCGGCGCGATGGACCTGGCCATCGGCGCCAAGCAGACCTGGGTCATGATGGACCTGTTGACCAAGCAGGGCGTGAGCAAGGTGGTGGAGCGCTGCACCTATCCGCTGACCGGCATCGCCTGCGTCAAGCGCATCTACGCCGACGTGGCCACGCTGGACTGCACGCCGCAGGGCCTGCGCCTCGTCGACAAGGTGGACGGCCTGGAACACGCGGAACTCGAACGCCTGATCGGGCTGCCGGTTTCGATCTGA
- a CDS encoding 3-oxoacid CoA-transferase subunit A — MINKIARSVADALADVKDGATVLIGGFGTAGIPSELIDGLIAQGAKDLTVVNNNAGNGETGLAALLSAGRVRKIVCSFPRQADSQVFDALYRSGKLELELVPQGNLAERIRAAGAGIGAFFSPTGFGTELARHADGTPKETREINGKHYVLEYPIHADLALIKAECGDRWGNLTYRMAARNFGPVMATAAKKTVATVHEIVELGQLDPEAIVTPGIFVHQIVKIDRVATQAGGFKKAA; from the coding sequence ATGATCAACAAGATCGCGCGCTCGGTCGCGGACGCACTGGCCGATGTGAAGGATGGCGCAACGGTGCTGATCGGGGGCTTCGGCACGGCCGGCATCCCGTCCGAACTCATCGACGGCCTGATTGCCCAGGGCGCCAAGGACCTGACCGTGGTCAACAACAACGCCGGCAACGGCGAGACCGGCCTGGCCGCGCTGCTGAGCGCCGGCCGGGTGCGCAAGATCGTCTGCAGCTTTCCGCGCCAGGCGGACAGCCAGGTGTTCGACGCGCTTTACCGCAGCGGCAAGCTGGAACTCGAACTCGTGCCGCAGGGCAACCTGGCGGAACGCATCCGTGCGGCCGGCGCGGGCATCGGCGCGTTCTTCTCGCCGACGGGCTTCGGCACCGAACTGGCACGGCACGCCGACGGCACGCCGAAGGAAACCCGCGAGATCAACGGCAAACATTACGTGCTCGAGTACCCGATCCACGCCGACCTGGCGCTGATCAAGGCCGAATGCGGCGATCGCTGGGGCAACCTCACCTACCGCATGGCGGCGCGCAACTTCGGCCCGGTGATGGCCACCGCCGCGAAGAAGACCGTCGCCACCGTGCACGAGATCGTGGAACTCGGCCAGCTCGACCCCGAGGCCATCGTCACACCCGGCATCTTCGTGCACCAGATCGTCAAGATCGACCGCGTGGCCACCCAGGCCGGCGGCTTCAAGAAGGCAGCCTGA